The following are from one region of the Siniperca chuatsi isolate FFG_IHB_CAS linkage group LG21, ASM2008510v1, whole genome shotgun sequence genome:
- the slc16a3a gene encoding monocarboxylate transporter 4-like yields MGGVAVDVGTGGVKAPDGGWGWAVLAGCFVITGFSYAFPKAVSVFFKELIREFGVGYSDTAWISSILLAMLYGTGPLCSVLVNRFGCRPVMMVGGLFASLGMILASFSTSIIHIYLSAGVITGLGLALNFQPSLIMLNRYFSEKRPLANGLSAAGSPVALCCLSPLGQVLQYQYGWRGGFLILGGILLNCCVCGALMKPLVAPKTLKAKEQDNKEGTEGAENKKMPQAKLLDFSVFKDCGFLIYTVAASIMVLGLFVPPVFVVSYAKELGNEDTKSALLLSILGFIDIFARPTCGLIAGLKWVRPRCVYLFSFAMLFNGITDLVGSQAKDYTSLVVFCIFFGVSYGMVGALQFEVLMAIVGTERFSSAIGLVLLMEAIAVLVGPPGAGRLLDATKNYMYVFLLAGSEVVLSAVILATCNLLFITKKSSEPADKLENITVTDDAKTEVCSQPAELNDEEEKGAREEQEKEIKKEVIQELKEEEETDKEKVEEVRPESVTVDSREVERFLKEPQQNGDMTTSPETCM; encoded by the exons ATGGGTGGCGTGGCAGTAGACGTAGGTACAGGGGGGGTGAAGGCTCCAGATGGAGGGTGGGGCTGGGCGGTGCTGGCTGGCTGTTTTGTCATCACAGGCTTCTCCTACGCTTTCCCTAAAGCTGTCAGTGTCTTTTTCAAAGAGCTGATCAGGGAGTTTGGGGTGGGATACAGCGACACTGCCTGGATCTCCTCCATACTGCTGGCCATGCTCTATGGCACAG GTCCTCTGTGCAGTGTGCTGGTGAACCGCTTCGGCTGTCGTCCAGTGATGATGGTGGGCGGCCTCTTTGCCTCTCTGGGAATGATCTTGGCCTCCTTCTCCACCAGCATCATCCACATCTACCTCTCTGCTGGGGTCATTACAG GTTTGGGGTTAGCCCTGAACTTTCAGCCATCTCTGATTATGCTCAACCGCTACTTCAGTGAGAAGCGTCCTCTGGCCAATGGGCTATCAGCAGCAGGAAGCCCTGTGGCCCTATGCTGCCTCTCACCACTGGGCCAGGTCCTCCAGTACCAGTACGGATGGAGGGGGGGCTTCCTCATCTTGGGTGGCATTCTACTCAACTGTTGTGTGTGCGGGGCCCTTATGAAGCCTTTGGTCGCCCCCAAGACGCTCAAGGCTAAGGAACAGGACAACAAAGAAGGAACAGAGGGGGCAGAGAACAAGAAGATGCCCCAAGCCAAACTGCTGGACTTCTCTGTGTTCAAAGACTGTGGGTTTCTCATCTACACTGTGGCAGCGTCCATCATGGTGCTGGGGCTGTTTGTGCCTCCTGTGTTTGTTGTGAGCTATGCTAAGGAGCTGGGGAATGAGGACACCAAATCGGCTCTGCTGCTCAGTATCCTGGGCTTCATTGACATTTTTGCACGGCCCACGTGTGGTTTGATTGCCGGACTGAAATGGGTGCGGCCTCGTTGTGTCTACCTCTTCAGCTTTGCTATGCTCTTCAATGGAATCACTGACCTGGTTGGATCACAG GCCAAGGACTATACATCGCTGGTGGTCTTCTGCATCTTCTTTGGCGTCTCCTACGGCATGGTGGGTGCGCTGCAGTTTGAGGTTCTCATGGCAATAGTTGGCACTGAGAGGTTTTCCAGTGCCATTGGCCTGGTCCTGTTAATGGAGGCCATTGCTGTGCTGGTGGGGCCACCCGGTGCAG GCCGCCTTCTTGATGCCACCAAGAACTACATGTATGTCTTCCTGCTGGCAGGAAGCGAGGTGGTCCTCTCCGCTGTGATTCTGGCTACTTGTAACCTCCTTTTTATCACAAAGAAGTCCTCAGAGCCAGCAGACAAGCTTGAAAACATCACAGTGACAGACGACGCCAAGACAGAGGTGTGCAGCCAACCTGCAGAGCTGaatgatgaagaggagaaaggagcAAGAGAGGAGCAAGAGAAGGAGATAAAGAAGGAGGTGATACAGGAgttaaaggaggaggaggaaacagacaaagagaaagtaGAGGAGGTCAGACCAGAGAGTGTAACAGTGGACTCGCGGGAAGTGGAAAGGTTCTTGAAAGAGCCACAACAAAATGGTGACATGACCACCAGTCCTGAAACATGTATGTGA